One region of Eupeodes corollae chromosome 1, idEupCoro1.1, whole genome shotgun sequence genomic DNA includes:
- the LOC129942627 gene encoding uncharacterized protein LOC129942627 has protein sequence MFWCERLREGETFCICESGWLDIKFTDVIFYNDTLKLMLQPEYGSECVLFHIRNGETVSPILSFKLQFQSMQHVRFKLLGGELTLIGTITPHSNAVKRKEGEYPSLCPFGEVELLNEPQKLKKKKDSHRIKIETVERVHDTSFQSNVF, from the exons atgttttggtGTGAAAGATTAAGGGAAGGAGAAACATTTTGTATCTGTGAATCTGGATGGTTGGACATAAAATTTACGGATGTAATATTCTATAATGACACATTAAAATTGATGCTACAGCCAGAATATGGAAGCGAATGCGTTTTGTTTCATATTAGAAATGGTGAGACCGTTTCGCCTATTCTGAGTTTTAAGTTGCAGTTTCAATCTATGCAACATGTACGGTTTAAACTTTTAG gaGGGGAGTTAACACTGATCGGAACGATTACACCTCATTCGAATGCTGTAAAGAGAAAAGAGGGTGAATATCCATCGCTTTGTCCATTTGGTGAGGTTGAATTACTTAATGAacctcaaaaacttaaaaagaaaaaagacagtCATCGCATAAAAATAGAGACAGTTGAACGAGTTCATGACACATCATTTCAATCGaatgtattttaa